One segment of Desulfovermiculus halophilus DSM 18834 DNA contains the following:
- a CDS encoding PP2C family serine/threonine-protein phosphatase, producing MSRTASISEQGRRRSMEDAHVLLPDFGAFGWVLGAVFDGHRGSRAAAYAAGRFPQLVHQTLDSGQDGGNALVFTLEHLGQDLLTEPSGSTAAAFLLQDKELAAANVGDARVVLIQDTTPRQLTRDHRVDDPDERRRILEAGGIIEGRYVMHGLSGLEPTRSLGDAGFHEAGVTFSPFVQSVARTPEDEWLIAACDGLFDFMSNQDVAEVVQGAADADEAVERLRHEVLDIRQGTDNLTVLVVDLRHSFWTMSGRSLNAS from the coding sequence ATGTCCAGAACAGCCTCCATTTCGGAGCAGGGACGACGGCGGAGCATGGAAGACGCCCATGTCCTGCTCCCGGACTTCGGTGCTTTCGGCTGGGTGCTGGGCGCTGTCTTCGACGGACACCGCGGATCCCGGGCAGCTGCGTACGCCGCGGGCCGTTTTCCGCAGCTGGTCCACCAGACCCTGGATTCCGGACAGGACGGGGGGAACGCCCTGGTCTTCACCCTGGAACACCTGGGGCAGGACTTGCTGACCGAACCCTCCGGATCAACCGCGGCCGCTTTTTTGCTTCAGGACAAGGAGCTGGCGGCAGCCAATGTGGGCGACGCCCGGGTTGTGCTGATTCAAGACACAACCCCACGGCAGCTGACCCGCGATCACAGGGTGGACGATCCCGATGAGCGCCGCCGGATCCTTGAGGCGGGAGGAATCATCGAGGGAAGATATGTCATGCACGGCCTCTCCGGCCTTGAACCGACCCGGTCTCTTGGCGATGCCGGGTTTCATGAGGCGGGTGTGACCTTCAGCCCGTTTGTGCAGTCCGTTGCCCGGACCCCGGAGGATGAGTGGCTGATCGCGGCCTGCGACGGGCTGTTCGACTTTATGAGCAACCAGGACGTGGCCGAAGTAGTCCAGGGTGCCGCAGACGCAGATGAGGCCGTGGAACGACTCAGACACGAGGTCCTGGACATCCGGCAAGGTACGGACAATCTGACCGTTCTTGTCGTGGATCTGCGGCACTCTTTTTGG